Below is a window of Oreochromis aureus strain Israel breed Guangdong linkage group 4, ZZ_aureus, whole genome shotgun sequence DNA.
CTGCAGAGCTCTGGGAGTCTGTTTTGTGGAGGTATTTAAGTAAATTAGAAGGGGGGGACCCTCTATGTACATGATAAAGACTGTCCTCACAACTGAGGACGAGCAGCTCCGTCCTGTCATCGTGCTGTTTTGGCGCTTTCAGAGTAGTTTAACCTTGCCTGACTTCCAGGGATTTTACAGGAAAGGAGTCACTCCGTTTGAAAGTTATGTTTGAACAATGATTGTGAAAGAAACAAAATTGGCTCCATAGACATAGCTATGTGGTGACATAGGCCTGCAAATTGTGACAGTACTGTTTTTGTCTTGTACCATGGTAAGGGAGAACAGTCCTGATCGCATTTATATtgttaaaataaaaggaaagcTGAATAATAAATCCACCATTCACATCAGCATAAatgaaataaagctgaagatGTGAAAAGGTGAGACTTTTCCAATCCATAATAAAGCCTGTGTCCTAAAAAGTACAGCCTTCTTATACACAAACATATTGcttgtttttctgcaaaattactaAAAAATTAAACAGTACTTAAAATTACATATGCACaacttacatttatttacaatgtaATTATTTCTTCTTCCCTGCAAAATAACATCAGTTATTCACTACTACAGATTAGTCATGTATTACTTGAGATTACTTACACCTTAATTAAACTGACTTGCAGTtgaattatttctttgtttccaaGTAAAAGTCTGACTTGTTACTCACTTATTCGAGTGTACCTACCTGTAAGTATAATTACATTCTATTTTCAAACGAAATACATTGAAATTCCATTTAATTACAGGGTTCCACACCGTATTATTAAGCATTACAGAATTTCTAAAATGCTAATCCTTTTTTAGAAGACGCCCTCTGAGTATTAATCATCGGATTTTCCAGCTTAATTCAGGCTCAATTCAGGTGTTCTTTCATGAAAAATCCTCAAGGGGACATCACAATCCCAGAATCTGGACTCTTTTATGCTTATGCTTTTGGATGGGAACGATATGGTGAAAATCAGACTGAGGGAAACTACTGGTTAATAAATACTGTAGTTCATACAAAGCAAATGGTTTTTGGATTAAATATTGACTTTGGGGCACATTTGGAGAAAGATTTATTGATCTGTGTTTTCCTAATCACAAAAAAGTTTCTAGTTAGATGTAAAGACATCACTTATAAATTAGTGCTAAACTTTCTTTGGCTCTACTTTCTTTTAACCACAGAGACCCTCTTAAATATCTCAtatcttcttttttcatttcctctcttttatttgctttcttcTACTTCTGGGATTTTTATCAGCTACAATAAATAtgttcttttgatttttttcttgtcaTAAGCCATCATCTTCTCACTGACCCCTCCGTCTCCGCACTCTccacaatatttgctgttttagtGACATGCTGTTACAGCCTCTCTCGATCTATCTAACCTTATCTTAATCTCACcatcttttctctctgtctgtttaCTTGTCCCTTGAGTATGTACTTCCACCCTCCCACTGTTTGGTTTGGACTTGCTCTGCTTTGCTGAAAATTCACAGAAGAAAATGCCcaagggcacacacacacacacacacacacacacacacacacacacacacacacacacacacacacacacacacacacacaaagtcttAAAAGTGTTATACCAAACACCGAGTTAGTATTCGATAGGGAAATATGCACCTGGGGAAAATGCAGAATGTTTTAGGATATTGGCAGAAAATCAGATGTATTAAGCTTCATATTTGTGATCATGAAATTCAGTCATAGTGAATATATTACATCTTTTTTTCCTGGTGTCGAGCAGGAGAAGATGTGTGGGAGAAAATCAGGGACTGAGTGCACAGTTCTTCAGCCCACGTAACTTTCTTTGCTTGCTGAGTTTCATTCAAGGCAGCACACATACCCGAAGCACTAAAACATCCCCGTATATCCAGTGCCCTTGTGGAAATATCCAGTAATTATTACCGTGATTCATGGGTTTCAACGCATACTTAACAAAGGTGTGTGGGCTTAGCGTTGTGCCACCAGGTTAAACCCAGGGCTTTCAGGGTCACAGAGGCAGTATACTTCATAAAAGAGTGTGTCACCATGGTAACTCATGCTGCAGACCTAACCTGCTTTGGTGCGGGTTAAGTGTGAGATAAGAGATCACTACATATAAACCCTGCTGGAAAATTGCTTCATTCCTAGAAGACCCCATGAACCTCAGTGCACGGATAAGAGGGCCTTTAGATTTTTGAGGCCACTTTAACACTTTGGCTCTCCCTGACAAGGATCAATGAGAGGCAGACATTTTCTGCAGTGGGAGCTTTATATCATGCTTTGTTTTACCTGCTTGCAGCGAgcaattttaaaacaatttcGTTGTCCTATAGGTCTCCATATAGTCACCGTTGTTGGCTACTTTCTGACTTGCTGAACTTATAAATATTTCCATTTGTAAAGGTGTTGGAAGCAAGTTATGAATACATCCAAATGGTAATCATATATAGTATTATCTATGGATCTTCTGCTTAGATGTCGTACCTGTGCTAACAGGATTAGTGCCTCAGTGCTGTCTCTCAGTTTTGATATCATTTCTCGATATCAGCCAACTCTTCTGTCTGCCCGTAGTACATACCAGGGGCCTGACTTGTCATGATGGTTCTTTTGGCATGTTTAGGAGCTTTGTGTCAGTGACTTCTATTCGCCAGGGTGTAGGTGAATAGAACTTAATTTCCTGGATCTTCTACTAAGGACTTGTATTACTCTCTGCAGTTTGCAAGTGAAAGGATAAGTTCTAAGTTAAAAACAATCAGACCTGATTCTTGTATCAAACACTCCACTCTAGGATACATTTGCTACATTGCTACATTCTAATATCTACATCACTTATATATTATTCTTCTTACGGTAGAATGATTTATTCCAATCATTccaccccccctttttttcattAAGGCTCGGCATGTTGAACTGTTATtggaaaagagaccctgaatgTTACAGGGTGTCATTAGTGAAGGAGATCAATTTAAACCTAAAAAGAcctaaaaaaatctaaatgtcaTGAAATGTCACGCGTTATTTCTTTTCGTATGTCACCTTTATCTGCACTTTTTGAAAGAAGgtttaaatgttttctcttcCAGATATATGTCCAAATAAAGTTATAGgttgaaattgttttttaaaagcagttaCACTGCACATATATCACATTTTCAAAAGCTCACATACATAGCTACACATTGCTAATCTGAATGAAAGTGGCCTGTGACAACCACATCATTCAGCATGTTTCACTGCCAGTGATTCTGAGTTCATGTCAGAGCCACGGTCTTTTGACACTTTCTTCAgtcattatttcatttaaattctttATTACTTTCCAAACTATCATCCTCACTTCTAGCACCCAGTGATTTATTTCCATCAGCGGGGGTTTGGTCAGATTACTACTCACAAATAGATCCCCTGCTCTACAGAGACATAAATATCATAACTCCCATAAAAAACTGTAAGTAATGCATAGTGCTTGATGCACTGATACTGGTGTTGAGCACAAACAAAGCACCAGTCTTAATGGTCATATACAGTTCCACCAAGAGTCAGATCCATTAAGATCTGAATGACTGTGTATGTCATAGCAAATAAAATATGCATGCACCAAACTCAGTggaggaaataattatttgatcccctgctgaatttgtaagttcgCTCACTTgcaaagaaatgaacatttttatgggagttttattttaatgcagagagacagaatatcaaccaaaaatctGGAACAAAAGAAATTAGATAAAGTTTTTGAATTGATTTGCATGTGATTGACCGAAATAAGTAATTGATCTGCTACAACACAGACAGAATTCTGGCTCCCAGCATTGGCTGTGCACCGATACAGCTCACAGATTCCAATCAATATCATTCAATTGATTACTCAATTTAGATACTTCTGATCACAACTCGCTTTGTGTTATCTTTACAAGCTAGTGGTTAATACTACTGCTTTGCATCAAGAAGCCCTGGGTTCACGTCCAGTCTCAGACattttttggagtttgcatAATCTTCCTGTGTCTGCATGGATTCACTCCAGGTACTCCACATGACCGCCAAACACATTTGGTTAATTGGTGACTGTAAACTGACCGTAGGTGTGAATGCTTATTTATACAGCTTGTAGAGGCTCCAGCGTGGCTGCAACCATGAGCTGAATAATCAGAAGATGACAGATCGATCTGAGTATGTTTTTCTACCTTTATTTGATTCTTCCTTCGATGACACTGTATCTTTAAAGTGTAATGCTCTCTCCACTGTTTTGGGGGATTTTAAATTTCACTATTTAACcttaattattatcattttcaCAACTGATTTTacaattaaaatattattaatagtagCAGTATTAGTAGTAGTGGAAGTAGTATGCTAAAATCTAGAGGAGAGGGAAAAGGCTGGTCTGACCTTTTCTGCTTAAACTGCTGTTTTAAAGATACAGACATGCACTCAGCTGCCACAGCACTGCAACTCTTGTCATATTGTGACCTTACTGCTACTTTCCACTACTTATTTTCATGTAATTCTTTATTGTACATTGAAggttttactttgtttcttaTTTGGTGCTGTATCTATTATTCAACTACAGTTAAAGTACAGCTCTGATCAACCCATTTACAAACAGCAGGTTATCACTGAATCTGTGCTGCTACAGTGAGATTCAATAACTTAGCTATGTTATTCATTTAAAACAGCTGAGCTTTTTTAATGTTAGCCTAACTCTTGTGTGGCGTTCATGTTTTTGTTCTCAGGTCTGGTAGACCCACTGCATATTTGGTTTCTTAAAATGTTTAACTTTGTCGCAGTTCCAAGAGGTACAGACGATATATATGTTTGATATTTTATCTCTGTTCGGGCCCAGCACCTCCTGATCAGGATGATTTTCTAGGTGTCATCCAGGATGAAAAGTTTTCAAAATGACTGGTTCCTTGGAGCCTGCTGTCCAGGCAACTAAAGCCATGTTAACAAGTCAAGAGGCGGGACTAATCAAATTTGACTTGGAAGACCATTCCGGTTTCTTCTTATCAGGATTAGCAGGGAAGACACCTGGACAACATCCAGGTAGTTAGTACTGGGCGAGTCCCCTTACCTACATTGGCTCCAGCTGACCACTGCATACCTATTGGGTAAAACCCACAGGATTAGGGATTAGGACATTTTTTTATCAGAGAACTGAGGCAGACTTCCTGTATAGGGGTATTTGTGGGCCCTGCAGATCGACAGTGTGATAAACAATAAAGCAGTTCCCAGACAGGCAGAAGGCAAAATATTTGGGAATGTGTGGGATCAGACAGGTGTTGGTGCTTGAAATGGAACAATGCTGGAACCATGTGTGTGAAAATAGGAAGCACAATGACAAAACACAGGCATGCTATAgacacacaaatgcaaacaaaTACACCCCCTCCCGTCCAGTGTGTCAGTGGGACTGAACGCCTTACTGTATCTTAAAGTGAGCAGTGCCACATTCCCACATTACACAATGGGAGTCAAGCGCCAATTTCCCCTCGTGAGTCACCGGGCGGTTAGCCAGAATCCCTCCAAGGTTGGCTGAAAGTCTTGTTCCATGAACTCCTCCCACATCAGAGTTTTTGCTACAGCCACTTCGAGAGCTGCACTCAGCTTTCATAGTTTTCCTTACATACAACATATATATGAGCACTTTGGAAAACCTTAGTTTCAGTTTCCGGGGATTTTGATGTGATTACTGGTCAGATTTTACTCACTTGaaacatatttatttcattcataTTTCATGAACTGATTCTGGGAATAGGTGTGCTTTATACATAAAGGTGCTGAGCCAATAGGTCATCTGCATTCATGCAGTAAAGTGATATTTACAGATCACTATCACCTGAAGCAAATTGTCAACTCCAGAGAGGGCTTGACTTATAAATGCAGTTAGGTTGGGGAGTTAGCCCTCAGGATACACAGCATGTCTCACACTGTAACATGAGGAAAATCCTAAGTCAAACTTTGAAACAATCGTTGCACTCTGGGCAGGTCTGAACATTCTGAACAGTGTTTTTTTGCCATCACTTGAGTTTGCTGTCAAAAACATTGAGACATAAACACTGGGTGCATGGTGCTTTACTGTATGAAGGCATGATTCGGCAAAAAACAACACTAAAGCCAAAATTCCTTCCCTCTGCTCAAACATGTTCACTGCATCTGCAACAAAAGCTGCTTCTTTGGCATTTGCTGTTAACTCCATTGCACAATGCATGTTATAGAGTGTTCTCCTCTTTTGATGTATGGATGTTTGGTGTATGCTGCCATGATTAGAGGGATTTTTAAGTTCTAAGTACATCAGTAAAATCTTTCAGGTGAGGATACACTTTTCCTTGGTGTGAGTGCGAGCTGAAACATGCCAGTGCTCATTAAGTAACTGTGAATCAGTGAGTAAAGGTATTACGATGTCAGACAGGCTGCGACTTGGTTGGTATTGAATAAAAATGCCTGATAAATGATATTTAACTTCACCCTTTTTAGGATAACATGAAACGAAATGAAAAAGTCCTTTGGATACTCTGCATTAACTTCTACAGCCTGTCTTTGTTAGGCTCTAGTAAGCAGGTTAGCTTGCTAACTAGCTTCCAGTGTTCTTCCTTTACTGACATGACAACTATAAAATAAAACCTTTCTATATTTTAACTCCAGAGTCTCTGCTGTCAGCTCACTCCTGAATCCCTTAAAGTCATTAAATCTCTGTTTTTACATTGTCTGGGTCTGTGCAGCTGCAAGACGTTCTGCTGCAACACCCCCAAAAGCCTCAGCTAAGCTGTCTGAGATGCTTACCTTTGTATGTCTGACGCCCTCCACACTCCTCCTTGTGAATTTTATATTTCACATCTATACTGACTCTCACAACTACCCTTTGCTGCAGAAATGTCACTCTTAGACTGCTTTAGCATTGGTCACCATGTTTAAAACCCCAAAGATCACACACTGGAAGGATATAGCCCCTTCTGACCTGCACTATATTGACCTCACTGTCTCTGATCATCATGCCATCCTTTTCTCTGTTACTGTTCTCCTGCCCAGTGTCAAGTGTATCATCGCATATAGGAACATAAAGTCTCTCGCAAGTCACTGTACTTggcttgacctctgaccctccaGAGCACAATGTGGAAGGGGGAGTGGCACACTACGGTTCTGTGTTGTCTCTGTGGTCCCTCTAAAATCTCAAGAAATCTCAAACTCCTATATTCATCCTGCTCTCAGTTCGCAATATGAAGGCCATTAGTTCTCACTGTCCTATAAAAAGCATGTGAGTGCTTATAATGCAGTTCTGTTGGGAGTGAAAACACAATAGTATTCCATCCTGGGTTTCTTAATAGATGCCATATAAatatatcagattttttttcttcttctacttcCTCAAAAGTTGGGTCTATGTCGTATGAACAGTCTTTGTATTTACATCAACCTCTTTCTGCTAGATGGGCTTTCTGACAGAATATATTCTTTCTTTATAGAAACTCTAATTTAAACTCAGTTTGATTAGATTTAAGTAATACACCAGTTGGTTGGGGTTAATAAAAGACTTTGGTTGGGGTTAAAATGCACCTTTATCCACAGAAACTATAAAAAATAGTTTATAAGTGTTATTTATGAATATGCTCAAGGCTGAAACTTCCCCTCATCTTTGCTTTCCTGTCTCAACGTGTTCTGTTCTTGTTGTTAAAGTTTACTGAACTTTTAAAACATTCACTTTcacttcaaaaaaataaatatatgggCACCAATGTATGCTTGTCCTTAATTTAAATAGATGGAATGTATTAATATAGCACTTTGCTCATCTCAGCCATGATAGCTGACACTAGAATCTCGTGGCCAAGATTCCAGCTCAAGTTATGAAAGCTCAAAAGGATGTAGACAAAGACAAACCCTGAtctcaaataaaacaaagacactTGCCACATATTGAGGAAAAAAGACATGAGTCTTTGTCAGCGCTGTGGTGAAAATCGCCTGAAAGACATTTGTTTTCCGGCACATTTCTTCACTCTTCTTCCAGAGAATAATGGTTTACATTTAAATGAGTCAGAGCGATACAGACATTACAAAATCCTTTGAACTTAAAATCAAACCACATGATTGTAACAAAAAAGTGTCTCCTGCTCTGAGGGAACAAAGTAAGGTGTGTTGACTGTACTCTCTTTTGCTCTGTTCAGTTCACCAGTCGCTATATGTGGTGTAAAAAGTTACGCCACATATAGTCTTCTCCGTCATTTCCAGTTCTAAAGAGGAAATTATTAACAATCATTCAAGATCAAGTCTCTGGATAGATCAGACCTTGTGAAAATACGAGTTTCTTTTGTCTGATGCGTACAtcataaatgtaattatttgtaATCACCAAGATTATTaaatttaactaaaactaaaaccagAGGTGAAACAGCATTTAGTtaagtaaattaaaataaagtggaaaaataaaatagtaaatagtaaaatagtaaaaaaataactacaaattttaaaaaagtaggaAATATTTCCTTCAAGTATCACAAATTCCTCGATGAGGCACTGATAGACACGATGTTGTGAGACCAGATGTTTACAAGTCTGCAATTCGACTGCTTTTAAAAGGTtcactgtttttattgtaataccTGTGCTTATTTTCTTTTGCCTCTGACTTATCCTCCAAACATTAATAATTAAAGTTATATGGCCAGTAAACACGTGAGTTTAAGAAAATACCATTAGCCAATGATACGTTTAGGGCTAAGCATGATATAGCTCTGCGTCCGGCTGGTGAGCTGTCCAGAGTGACCTGTCCCCTGCCTTTTGCCCCATGGTAGCTGGGAAGCTGATGAGCATAAGTGaaagcaaatggatggatggatggttggacacttaaacacataaacactccTGCATTTGCTCAATTAGTGGGGGAGTTGATAtaatatcaatcaatcaatcaatgaaTCACAAGCCAACTAGTTCAAGATAGATgactgaaaactaaataaataattgtaaGAGCTAGTATTAAGTTTGTTCCCCTAGGTTGTTTTCTTAAGAAGAGAAAACTCAGTTTGTTGGAGCAGGGCATGTCTGTTCATGCTGAGTAAATATGATACCCTAGGCTGAAGTGTCTTAACAGCAGAGAATGAGGCAGTGTGTGTTCTTTCCTACGGTCTCTGCCCATGTGCTCTGACACCATAAAACAGAGTCAAACTAAACACCACAGACATCTACAGTGGATCAAAGACAGCAGGGTGGTACGTATAGACAACCTGTTTTATCCCATGTAGTAGCTCTCTGTGCTTGGCTTTTATCTGACACATCTAATGTTGAAAACATTGATTTTCATGCAGGTTAAAATGATGGCTTTCTTACTTACTGAATGGAGACACGTTGCTGCCTTGGTTTCTATTTTCTGGCTAGCTGCAGCAGAAGgtaagtctttgttttgagcATGAACAGTGCTTAAAAAGAAGTCCTCAcgggaaagttttttttttttttttaaaaagacagtaTAAAAGCCTTCCACCTCCAACTGAGGCAGTAAACTTTACTCCATAATATTTGTCTCTAAGTCAGTTTCCTGTATTTCTGATAAACTATACCAAACTGGTGTTCTTGCCAGTGAATACAATAAAAGTGACCCAATAACTGAGACTGGTATTTATCAAATGTGTGATCGACCTAATCCCATTCATGCTGGTGATATTGCTGAAAATACTTTCCTGACATGTGGGAGCATTTTGATAACCATGTCTGGGAGAAGAAGAGCATGATCTGCAGATTAGCAACTAACTTGACGGCTGACAGCTTTTACGATGTCCTATAAAATCTGGATCTTAACATTATGTGTAGTATCCTTGGAAGTATAAGTGAATGCAACTTTTCTGCAGAGCCTCAAGAACTGACAGTAGTTAGCTAAGCTTAGCATGATGTCGATAAAACACAGTTAAACAGAGCTAGTCTGACACATGGTGACGTTCTGCAATTAcagcaaacaagaaaaaataaataaactaagtGTAAGAATGTGTCTCTGGGACATCAGCCGAGTACATTTTTGTCATCTAATACTCAACATAAAGTCTCTATGTTGTCTTTTAGTGAAAATAATGAATATGTTAGGTTTCAGAGGAAGAAGGATCCGAATGCAGGATTCAAAGAAAAACTCTATTCAGGTTGTCAGGAGTCCAAAACTACTCCATGTCAGGAACAGAAATCCAGAATGAGccaaaacaaacatcaaacaagGATGGATACGCTGATGCTCTGACAAGGGCTAAAGAGAGACCACTATTTAAACACAGTGAGGGCTAATCAGGGAAACGGACACAGCTGGAAGAAAACTAGACACAATAAAGTCCTAAAGACAAAACATAAGTGAAATTAAAAGTAAgatacacaaatgcacaaagtaaaacagaaaataccAGGGGAGCTGAattacacacaaagacaagaaACCTCAAGCAGAGAAGACCCAGGTGAACACTGGGGCAGACTACACTTATAAACTGAAAGGCaaggaaaacacaagaaaccaGATATAAATAACTCCAAGATTAGCAattcaaaataacttaaaatattaataatatgaaAACTCAACTTCGACTAACAATTgataaattcaaatttaaaaaaatgagaatGAGAcgagagaaacacccttcagccATGTTATGAGTGTTGATGTTTGTCCATCAGAGGGCACTCAGCAACATCCTTGTTAGCAATACATGAGCGCAAGTAAATAAGTTAGTACACAAAGGAAATGTTTGGAGAGTCTGtgtctgaaaagaaaaagaattgcTGAATGATAAATCACCAAAAATCAGTATTGGGAACAGCGACAAgacaattaaaatcaaaagaataaagtaactaaaactaaaattatCAGAAAACCTCCCACATTCTGTCATCGTGTGCACTCAGTCAGCAGCTGATTTATTAACTTAGCATCAAAACGAGGAAAATCCAGTTGTGTTTAGTAGCCATTCAATAACTCTATTCCTTCATCTACTTATTTGATAGTTTAtagtttttattacttttaacaGGGACATGTAATAAAGAGGTATCTGTTCCTTATctgtgctaagctaagctaacagtCTGCTAGTGTCAGCTATCCTGGTACAAACTTAAAACAAGAAAGTGGCTTAAATTTAGCATTTACAAAGTCATAATCCTAAATCTTGTTTCCTGGCAATACTTGGATACATTTTCCTGAAATCCAATTAAACTCTAATCCAGACAGTGAATTCCCACTGAAGAGTATTTCTAGTAAATATTTTCATTATAAATAAGCGCTCTTTTAAGGATGACAATTGTTAACTAATTAAAACATTGCTCCTGTTAGCATATTGAGCTAAAACATGACTAAAAATGTTCAAGGATGTAACTTGAGCAACTGATAATACTATGTCCTCTCTCTTTGGTATTTCAGACAACCCAAAAATAGAGTTGAAGACTTCGCCCAATATCACAGCACAGCTTGGACAAAATGTGACACTGCCATGTGAAGCCAACTTAGACTCATCAAAAATTGGGGACTTGTCCTGGCTATTTCTTACTAAAAAACAACATATTTGTAAATATGCAAAGGAAAACACTGCATTGCTTGAGAGCAACTGTGAAGTAATAAATGGGACTTCACTAATCCTGAAACTCATCAATGTAAGCCCAGCTGATCAGGGAGTATACATGTGCAAGCTACGCTCCATGAAGGGACCAAGCGAGAATACCTCTACTGTTACAGTCCAAGGTGAGCTCACTTTTAATCGGTGGTAACAaacttgtgatttctttttattcattctaagagccttttgtctTTACAGAGTCTTCCACAAGTTCTCCAGAGGACAACTCCACGACTCTTGCTCAACTGGCATCTGCTAAAACTCAGGAAACAACTTCAGGGTCAGGAAATTTGGTGCAGTTGATGTATATAATGGTGGGAATCATCATAGTGAATCTTATTATGTATTGTTAATGGAACAAACGTGTCCATTTCAGCATTTTGACTAATTTTTAATGTGAACAGCTATAAGTTGCAGGTGGTCGTGCCCCAGAAGCTCAAAAAGAGAATTTCTGAAATTCTTAGCAAATCTTTATCTGGAGAGAAGGATTGTAAAATCACCGTTTAACTTAAATGTGGACTAATGAAGCGCTGAAtggcttcatttaaaaaatcacaGCACTGATTGCTGAAAACTCCCCACTTGATGGCAGCACAGCATTTTCTTTCCCTTGTCATGTGAAGCGGAGGCACAGTACACTTGAACATTCGGCAGGAGCAGACTGAATAACTTTTATCACGAGTATCTAATTATTCCAGAAAACGTGAACAGATGAATTCACAGGCAGAAAAATCTCCACATTGCAGAAAATCCAGCTTCATTTTCACTCTTGTTTTATTGGCAGTTTTATGCTGACTGTGAAAAGGAGGTTTGCATGTCACATCGCCACAATCACATTTATTCAAATACTGCGTAGAATTATTTGCTTGTCTGTTAAAAGTCATAATGTTAtgttatcatttttttatttccatattACATTCAGCTCACAGTAAATGTGTAGTGACATGTACTCTAACCTAATGAGCAGTGGCTGATGTTGAATCTTGCTTGGACACTGGATTTAGGGGGACTTGTATATAGGGTTggaacttttttaaaaatattttttatatactacGCTTAAAAAGTTGTGAAATGCTGTAAATGTGATGTACAATGTGTAAACCTTTTGAGAATAAAGCAAGTAAACACCCCCCTGGTGCATTTCATCAGCATATTTGACTTATACTCCGACTGTTGGTGTACATCTGC
It encodes the following:
- the LOC116314603 gene encoding uncharacterized protein LOC116314603, with product MCSDTIKQSQTKHHRHLQWIKDSRVVKMMAFLLTEWRHVAALVSIFWLAAAEDNPKIELKTSPNITAQLGQNVTLPCEANLDSSKIGDLSWLFLTKKQHICKYAKENTALLESNCEVINGTSLILKLINVSPADQGVYMCKLRSMKGPSENTSTVTVQESSTSSPEDNSTTLAQLASAKTQETTSGSGNLVQLMYIMVGIIIVNLIMYC